Proteins found in one Calditrichota bacterium genomic segment:
- a CDS encoding P-II family nitrogen regulator gives MKKLDVIIKPFKLDDVKDALLEMGIKGMTISEVRGFGRQRGHTELYRGSEYRIDFLPKIKIEIALQEKDVDRVVEAIMKAARTGQIGDGKIFISDVEEVIRIRTGESGKDAL, from the coding sequence ATGAAAAAGCTGGATGTCATAATTAAGCCATTCAAATTAGATGATGTAAAAGACGCCCTGCTTGAAATGGGGATTAAGGGGATGACCATATCTGAGGTTCGGGGTTTTGGACGGCAGAGGGGACACACCGAATTGTACCGGGGCAGTGAATATCGAATTGATTTTTTGCCAAAAATTAAAATTGAAATTGCCTTACAGGAAAAGGATGTGGATCGAGTGGTTGAGGCGATTATGAAAGCCGCTCGCACCGGGCAAATTGGCGACGGGAAAATATTTATTTCTGATGTAGAGGAAGTCATTCGGATCCGTACGGGAGAATCTGGAAAGGATGCATTATAG
- the glnA gene encoding type I glutamate--ammonia ligase, with the protein MSQTYEAIKKLVKEHEIKMVDLKFQDFPGQWQHFSMPVSMMDEALFEEGAGFDGSSIRGWQGINESDMLVIPDPDTAFIDPFMEPATLSLICDVVNPLTKEKYSRCPRNIAQKAEDYLKSTGIADTAFFGPEAEFFIFDNVQFELTQNSAFYFVDSKEGRWNSGADEAPNLGHKPPYKGGYFPVPPLDALNDIRAEMVMVMQECGLNVEYHHHEVATGGQCEIDLRFDHLIKMADSLMLYKYIVKNVALRNNKSVTFMPKPLYNDNGSGMHVHQSLWKNGKPLFAGTEYAGLSEMGLYYIGGILKHAKALTAITNPTVNSYKRLVPGFEAPVNLAYSQRNRSASIRIPMYSSSPKTKRIEVRFPDPSTNPYFAFSAMLMAGLDGILNKIDPGDPIDKNIYDLPPEELSNIPTTPGSLEEALNALESDYDFLLKGDVFTEDVIETWIAYKRENEIQPAKLYPTPVEFDLYYDV; encoded by the coding sequence ATGAGTCAGACGTATGAAGCAATCAAAAAGCTTGTCAAGGAGCATGAGATCAAGATGGTGGATCTCAAGTTTCAGGATTTCCCGGGGCAATGGCAGCATTTTTCGATGCCGGTTTCCATGATGGATGAAGCCTTGTTCGAGGAGGGCGCCGGATTCGACGGCTCCAGTATTCGAGGCTGGCAGGGAATTAATGAAAGCGACATGCTGGTTATCCCGGACCCTGATACAGCTTTTATCGATCCGTTTATGGAACCCGCAACCCTCAGTCTGATTTGTGATGTGGTCAACCCGCTTACGAAAGAAAAGTATTCCCGCTGTCCCCGAAATATCGCGCAAAAAGCGGAGGACTACCTGAAATCCACGGGAATTGCCGACACGGCCTTCTTTGGCCCGGAAGCCGAGTTCTTTATTTTCGATAATGTTCAGTTTGAACTCACCCAGAATTCAGCCTTCTATTTTGTGGATTCCAAAGAGGGCCGCTGGAATTCCGGAGCGGACGAGGCACCGAATCTTGGGCACAAGCCTCCCTACAAGGGTGGGTATTTTCCGGTACCACCCCTGGATGCACTCAATGATATTCGGGCAGAAATGGTGATGGTCATGCAGGAATGCGGCTTGAATGTAGAATATCATCATCACGAAGTGGCCACAGGCGGGCAGTGCGAAATCGATCTTCGGTTCGATCACCTCATAAAAATGGCCGATTCGCTCATGCTCTACAAGTACATCGTGAAAAATGTGGCTCTTCGAAACAACAAGTCCGTCACATTTATGCCCAAACCGCTTTACAATGATAACGGTAGCGGGATGCACGTTCACCAGAGCTTGTGGAAAAACGGAAAGCCCCTTTTTGCCGGAACAGAATATGCGGGGCTCAGTGAAATGGGCTTGTACTACATCGGTGGCATTCTCAAACATGCAAAAGCTTTGACCGCCATTACGAATCCAACGGTCAATTCCTACAAACGTCTGGTTCCCGGATTCGAAGCGCCCGTCAATCTGGCCTATTCCCAGCGGAATCGAAGTGCATCCATTCGTATCCCGATGTACTCGTCAAGTCCCAAGACAAAGCGCATTGAGGTTCGTTTCCCGGATCCGTCCACGAACCCCTATTTTGCATTTTCTGCCATGTTGATGGCGGGTTTGGATGGAATACTGAACAAAATCGACCCCGGCGACCCCATTGATAAAAATATCTACGATCTGCCCCCGGAAGAGCTCTCGAATATTCCCACCACTCCGGGCAGTCTGGAAGAAGCGCTCAATGCACTGGAAAGTGACTACGACTTTTTGTTGAAAGGCGATGTGTTTACGGAAGACGTCATCGAAACGTGGATAGCGTACAAACGCGAGAATGAAATTCAACCGGCAAAGCTTTACCCGACGCCCGTTGAGTTCGATCTCTATTACGATGTTTAG
- a CDS encoding GWxTD domain-containing protein, whose amino-acid sequence MIKKISRLLAFFTGAACFLQAGFFPVNAQIPVPSTGDVRFYVDAAGFNDLKADRKTYEEIYLTCTMGQLKFIQKEAKYLAVIQFLGEITDASGNFVDSLRATRPVVLDSLPEKFRRQSLFQNFAVLLKPGNYWLDVTAKDYASGREGHRKMPLHVPDFKTSGLSISELQLAARVISDTTRTQFYKNNFQIIPNPLRLYGTHLPVLYSYAEIYNLSSTPAKGRYAVSYAVLDSSDAVFETLFSDTLSKPGRTAIDVRGFNVIGFPSGTYTLKFAVRDLNSGEIRTQTRSFRIENLTEKILRQAEARRSEAPAEISDAKLEQTIRQIQYLLNPEQKRMLKKLSREGKIQFLANFWKSRDPNPATQINEFQQEFYKRLNYANRHYGGHKLKGWQTDRGRILILYGPPDEIERHRYELDYKPYEIWHYYKLGGRVCVFSDLDGMGIYTLIHSTFDGELHDREWKDRIYFTRAR is encoded by the coding sequence ATGATCAAAAAAATCAGTCGTCTTTTGGCCTTTTTTACGGGTGCGGCCTGTTTTCTTCAAGCGGGCTTTTTTCCGGTCAATGCGCAAATTCCCGTGCCATCCACCGGCGATGTTCGCTTTTATGTGGATGCCGCCGGTTTCAACGACCTAAAAGCAGACCGGAAAACCTACGAAGAAATCTATCTGACATGTACGATGGGTCAGCTCAAATTTATTCAAAAAGAGGCAAAATATCTGGCCGTCATCCAGTTTTTGGGGGAAATTACAGATGCCTCAGGGAATTTTGTGGATTCACTGCGGGCAACGCGTCCGGTAGTTCTGGATTCACTTCCGGAGAAATTCCGCAGACAATCTCTCTTTCAAAATTTCGCTGTTCTTTTAAAGCCGGGAAATTATTGGCTCGATGTAACCGCGAAGGATTACGCCTCAGGCCGGGAAGGGCACCGAAAAATGCCGCTGCATGTGCCGGATTTCAAAACATCCGGGCTCAGTATTAGTGAATTGCAATTGGCCGCCCGTGTTATTTCGGATACAACCCGGACGCAATTCTACAAAAATAATTTTCAAATCATTCCAAATCCCCTGCGGTTATATGGTACCCACCTGCCGGTGCTCTACAGTTACGCAGAGATTTACAACCTGAGTTCTACTCCCGCGAAAGGACGTTACGCGGTTTCTTACGCTGTTTTGGATTCCAGTGATGCCGTGTTTGAAACGCTTTTTTCCGATACGCTCAGTAAACCGGGCCGTACCGCCATTGATGTTCGCGGATTTAATGTGATTGGGTTTCCGAGCGGTACCTACACTCTCAAATTCGCCGTTCGTGATTTGAATTCGGGTGAAATCCGTACCCAAACCCGGTCGTTTCGGATTGAAAATCTCACGGAAAAAATTCTGCGCCAGGCAGAAGCACGCCGGTCTGAAGCCCCTGCCGAAATTTCGGATGCGAAGCTGGAACAAACCATTCGTCAGATACAATATCTTTTGAATCCGGAACAAAAACGAATGTTGAAGAAGTTGTCACGTGAAGGCAAGATTCAATTTCTGGCGAATTTCTGGAAATCCAGAGACCCGAATCCCGCCACCCAAATAAATGAGTTTCAGCAGGAGTTTTACAAACGGCTGAATTACGCCAACCGGCATTACGGGGGCCACAAATTGAAGGGCTGGCAAACGGATCGGGGCAGAATTCTGATTCTTTACGGCCCGCCGGATGAAATCGAGCGGCATCGCTATGAGCTGGATTACAAACCGTATGAAATCTGGCATTATTACAAATTGGGTGGCCGTGTGTGTGTCTTTTCTGATCTGGATGGCATGGGAATTTACACCCTGATTCATTCTACCTTCGACGGAGAACTTCACGATCGGGAGTGGAAGGATCGAATCTATTTCACGCGCGCGAGGTAG
- a CDS encoding bifunctional folylpolyglutamate synthase/dihydrofolate synthase yields MPVTHDLSGDALTRYLFSLRRFGVRLGLENIFRLLAALQHPQRKFRAVHIAGTNGKGSTGAMIASILQTAGWTTGLYVSPHLVSFQERIRVNNRWIPIDAVQLYLNQLLSTIETYHCTFFEVMTAIAFAYFADKNVDIAVVETGLGGRLDATNVLHPMVSVITEIDLDHTGTLGGNIRDIAREKAGIIKENTPVVTSAHHADAIEVFETICAERHSPLHPVVEECRYADVKISLQGTSFRIQTPEQEYKSVHMPLHGIHQICNAIAAVRTAELLNDQGTAVSRSHILDGLGKTYWPGRFEIYWNRPTLILDIAHNPNGLKQLVRTFDHVFPGQTFILMMGVLADKNFEAMVDELLPKTREAIAVQPNNPRALRSEMLAEVFRKKGVPARDRGTIKNGLADFFKRFSKEDILVITGSNYTVSDALLELRKL; encoded by the coding sequence GTGCCCGTAACCCACGATTTATCCGGTGATGCCCTGACGCGTTACCTGTTTAGTTTGCGGCGGTTTGGCGTTCGTTTGGGATTAGAAAACATCTTTCGGCTCCTGGCGGCGTTGCAGCATCCCCAGCGGAAATTCAGGGCGGTTCACATTGCCGGAACCAATGGGAAGGGTTCCACCGGCGCGATGATTGCTTCCATTCTGCAAACGGCCGGATGGACCACGGGGTTGTATGTGTCGCCGCATCTTGTTTCATTTCAGGAACGCATTCGTGTAAATAACCGCTGGATACCGATTGATGCTGTACAATTGTATTTGAATCAGCTTCTCTCCACCATTGAAACCTATCACTGTACCTTTTTTGAGGTAATGACTGCCATTGCCTTTGCCTATTTTGCTGATAAAAACGTGGATATTGCCGTGGTTGAAACCGGGCTTGGCGGGCGTCTGGATGCGACCAATGTGCTGCATCCCATGGTGTCGGTTATTACGGAAATCGATTTGGATCACACAGGTACGCTGGGGGGAAACATTCGGGATATTGCCCGCGAGAAAGCAGGCATTATTAAGGAAAATACACCGGTGGTAACGTCTGCTCACCATGCGGATGCAATTGAAGTATTTGAAACCATTTGCGCCGAGCGACACAGCCCCTTGCATCCCGTTGTGGAGGAATGCCGTTATGCAGACGTAAAAATATCTTTGCAAGGGACCTCATTTCGCATTCAAACACCCGAACAAGAATACAAATCCGTTCATATGCCGCTTCACGGGATTCACCAGATTTGTAATGCCATCGCAGCCGTTCGAACCGCAGAACTGCTGAATGATCAAGGAACCGCCGTTTCCAGATCGCATATTCTGGACGGCCTTGGAAAGACCTATTGGCCGGGGCGATTTGAAATTTATTGGAATCGCCCGACCCTTATTTTGGATATTGCTCACAACCCAAACGGTTTGAAACAGCTGGTTCGTACATTTGACCATGTTTTCCCTGGACAAACATTTATTTTGATGATGGGGGTTCTGGCTGATAAAAATTTCGAGGCGATGGTAGATGAGCTTCTTCCTAAAACGCGTGAAGCCATTGCCGTTCAACCCAATAACCCCCGCGCCCTCAGGTCTGAAATGCTGGCCGAGGTGTTTCGGAAAAAGGGAGTCCCCGCGCGGGACAGGGGAACAATTAAAAATGGATTGGCTGATTTCTTTAAGCGTTTTTCGAAGGAGGATATTCTGGTCATTACGGGCTCGAATTACACCGTCAGCGATGCTTTGTTGGAATTGCGGAAACTCTAG
- the ugpC gene encoding sn-glycerol-3-phosphate ABC transporter ATP-binding protein UgpC, which produces MAEVVLNHVYKIFDKNVVAVDDVTFKVNDKEFIVLVGPSGCGKSTTLRMIAGLEEVSKGEILIDGKVVNDVPPKDRDIAMVFQNYALYPHMTVYDNMAFGLKLRKYPKQEIKNRVMEAAEILGIKDFLDRKPKALSGGQRQRVAVGRAIVRKPKVFLFDEPLSNLDAKLRVQMRTEIIKLHDRLEATMIYVTHDQIEAMTMGDRIVVLKDGKVQQIDTPLNLYNHPQNKFVAGFIGSPAMNFMEVTLRKNGTIVIDEGRFTISVPEKYADVLKPFVGKTVVFGIRPEDIHDEHTAYNVKEKATVKATIEVVEPMGSEMYLYLTTGLNNFIARIETDSIPPSGTETTLIFDMDKVHFFNKDTEETII; this is translated from the coding sequence ATGGCCGAAGTTGTACTAAATCATGTCTATAAAATATTTGACAAAAATGTAGTTGCCGTTGATGATGTTACATTTAAAGTAAATGATAAAGAGTTCATTGTTCTCGTGGGGCCCTCCGGTTGTGGGAAATCGACCACCCTTCGGATGATCGCCGGTCTGGAAGAGGTATCGAAGGGGGAAATTCTGATTGACGGCAAAGTGGTGAACGATGTTCCGCCGAAGGATCGCGATATTGCCATGGTTTTCCAGAATTATGCCCTGTATCCCCACATGACGGTTTACGACAACATGGCATTCGGACTCAAGCTGCGGAAATATCCCAAGCAGGAAATTAAAAATCGGGTGATGGAGGCGGCGGAAATATTGGGTATCAAGGACTTTTTGGATCGAAAGCCGAAGGCCCTTTCCGGCGGACAACGTCAACGCGTGGCTGTGGGGCGGGCCATTGTTCGAAAACCCAAGGTATTCTTATTTGACGAACCCCTTTCCAATCTGGATGCCAAGCTTCGTGTTCAAATGCGAACGGAGATTATTAAATTGCACGACCGCCTGGAAGCCACAATGATTTATGTGACGCACGACCAGATCGAAGCCATGACCATGGGAGATCGAATTGTTGTGCTCAAAGACGGAAAGGTTCAGCAGATAGACACACCGTTAAATCTTTACAATCATCCTCAAAACAAATTTGTTGCGGGATTTATTGGAAGCCCGGCCATGAATTTTATGGAGGTAACACTTCGAAAAAACGGGACTATTGTAATTGATGAGGGGCGATTCACGATTTCTGTTCCGGAAAAATATGCCGATGTACTGAAACCGTTTGTGGGGAAAACGGTCGTCTTTGGGATTCGACCGGAAGATATTCACGATGAGCATACGGCGTATAATGTAAAGGAAAAGGCAACCGTTAAAGCAACCATTGAAGTGGTTGAACCAATGGGGAGTGAAATGTATTTGTACCTAACAACCGGCTTGAATAATTTTATTGCCCGAATAGAAACGGATTCAATTCCTCCCTCGGGAACCGAAACAACCCTCATTTTTGATATGGATAAGGTCCATTTTTTTAATAAAGATACAGAGGAGACAATTATTTAA